A single genomic interval of Leptospira montravelensis harbors:
- a CDS encoding tetratricopeptide repeat protein, producing MILRSRRIWQFGVLVTSLFLVSRPNLAQTEVLNPVKVFYGYEDLLRMAEDKIIQETPAKAFDFLIKAKEINPDPDYRYYNLAARAHMKLGQVFDGIHAYEESIKKKKDQLDLILFIADFYEKERKQKEALFYTKLYLEQKPNAKYRLYTAAILSRQLGLESDYESYIQILESDKTFVSEKDALQASLLKNIKGKKWKEADDLSLRYLVYFPREEAMYETLILARRGRESELLEQAYQWTSTIFLNDTRYFTRYGVFLQEKQRYLEALTLFRRGFYNLLKFYPDSDAGEILFLIRQSYANLGKDRDTLAIDSLVKDFQNQNKLTTTELENHQNTYRKNREYLLFCIHWFSKRDTTKANEYRQKLKDRDLEFEESEFLRVMGVFSALPQDL from the coding sequence ATGATACTTCGGTCTAGGAGAATATGGCAATTTGGTGTTCTGGTAACAAGTCTATTTCTGGTTTCGAGGCCAAATTTAGCGCAGACAGAGGTTCTGAACCCCGTTAAGGTTTTTTATGGATACGAAGATCTTTTGCGAATGGCCGAAGACAAAATTATCCAAGAAACCCCGGCCAAAGCCTTCGATTTTCTCATCAAAGCAAAAGAAATAAATCCAGATCCGGACTATCGGTACTATAATTTAGCCGCACGCGCCCATATGAAGTTAGGGCAGGTCTTTGATGGAATCCATGCCTATGAAGAATCCATCAAAAAGAAAAAAGACCAACTTGATTTGATTCTTTTTATTGCTGACTTTTACGAAAAGGAAAGGAAACAAAAAGAAGCTTTGTTCTATACCAAATTGTATTTAGAACAAAAACCAAATGCAAAGTACAGATTGTATACAGCTGCCATTTTATCCAGACAACTCGGTTTAGAATCCGATTATGAATCCTATATTCAAATATTAGAATCAGACAAAACTTTTGTTTCTGAAAAAGATGCCTTACAAGCAAGCCTACTAAAAAATATCAAAGGCAAAAAATGGAAAGAAGCGGATGACTTGAGTTTGCGATACTTAGTATATTTTCCTCGGGAAGAAGCAATGTATGAAACCTTAATTCTAGCACGTAGAGGAAGAGAATCCGAACTTTTAGAACAAGCCTACCAATGGACTTCTACCATATTTTTAAATGATACTAGATACTTTACAAGGTATGGAGTGTTTCTCCAAGAAAAACAAAGATATTTGGAAGCATTAACTTTATTTCGACGGGGATTTTACAATTTACTCAAATTTTATCCAGATTCGGATGCTGGTGAAATCCTATTTCTCATTCGTCAAAGTTATGCGAATCTTGGAAAAGATAGAGACACTCTTGCGATTGATTCCCTAGTTAAGGACTTTCAAAACCAAAACAAACTCACGACCACAGAATTAGAAAACCACCAAAACACGTATCGTAAAAATAGAGAGTATTTGTTATTTTGTATCCACTGGTTTTCCAAACGAGATACGACAAAAGCAAACGAATACCGTCAAAAATTGAAAGATAGGGATTTGGAATTTGAAGAATCGGAATTCCTGCGGGTGATGGGAGTTTTTTCCGCTCTCCCACAGGATCTTTAA
- the acs gene encoding acetate--CoA ligase, which produces MPKERIVAPSKDFAKLANVSLKEYKTKYKESIEKPEKFWAEQAKRLTWFKKWTKVLKHDFAKAKVEWFVGGKLNVSYNCLDRHLDSPLKNKAALIWEGDNPDESKVLTYHDLHREVNHFANVLKKFNVKKGDRVLIYLPMIPELAITTLACTRIGAVHSVVFGGFSPEALLGRIEDCKPTLVITADGGYRGGRPVELKKNVDVALEDSKYKVKDVIVVKRTGDEGNLNWKEGRDHWYHYLMKEPDIKKECPPVVMDSEDPLFLLYTSGSTGKPKGVLHTTAGYLLGANLTFATIFDYKDTDTYWCTADIGWITGHSYILYGPLSNGATSLMFEGVPSYPDAGRFWDVIDKYKVTVFYTAPTAIRALMREGIEPIKKRSLASLRLLGSVGEPINPEAWEWYHTNIGKSKCPIVDTWWQTETGSIMISGVPGAIPQKPGSASWPFYGILPVLVDNEGVEVKGKGEISGNLCIAKPWPSMMRGVYGDPKRFFDTYFSQFKGYYFTGDGANKDKDGYFRITGRVDDVLNVSGHRIGSAEVESALVEHKSVAEAAVVGFPHDIKGQGIYAYVTVKHGVTTNDALKKELIAMVEKVIGKIARPEVIHWAPGLPKTRSGKIMRRILRKIANNEFDTLGDISTLADPSVVQSLIDDKKKFHS; this is translated from the coding sequence ATGCCGAAAGAAAGAATCGTGGCACCGTCCAAAGACTTCGCTAAATTAGCAAACGTTAGTTTAAAAGAATACAAAACCAAATACAAAGAATCGATAGAAAAACCGGAAAAGTTTTGGGCCGAACAAGCCAAACGCCTAACTTGGTTTAAAAAATGGACCAAGGTTCTCAAACACGATTTTGCCAAAGCAAAAGTAGAATGGTTTGTTGGCGGGAAACTCAATGTATCCTATAATTGTTTAGACAGACATTTAGATTCTCCTTTAAAAAACAAAGCGGCTCTCATTTGGGAAGGAGACAACCCTGATGAATCCAAAGTCCTTACCTACCATGACCTCCACCGCGAAGTGAATCATTTTGCAAACGTTCTAAAGAAGTTTAATGTAAAAAAAGGGGACAGAGTCCTCATTTATCTCCCGATGATTCCGGAACTTGCGATCACTACGCTTGCATGTACCCGAATTGGAGCAGTACACTCTGTTGTGTTTGGTGGATTTTCACCAGAAGCCCTACTTGGTCGGATTGAAGACTGCAAACCCACACTTGTCATTACTGCAGATGGTGGGTATCGCGGTGGCAGACCAGTCGAACTCAAAAAAAATGTGGATGTGGCTTTAGAAGATAGTAAATACAAAGTCAAAGACGTAATCGTTGTTAAGCGAACTGGAGACGAAGGAAATTTAAATTGGAAAGAAGGTAGAGACCACTGGTACCACTACCTGATGAAAGAACCCGATATCAAAAAAGAATGCCCTCCTGTGGTCATGGATTCCGAAGATCCACTTTTTCTTCTTTATACTTCAGGATCTACGGGAAAACCAAAGGGTGTCCTTCATACCACAGCTGGATATCTACTCGGTGCCAATCTTACCTTTGCTACGATCTTTGATTATAAAGATACAGATACTTACTGGTGTACGGCAGACATCGGATGGATCACAGGACACAGTTACATTCTTTATGGACCTTTGTCCAATGGTGCTACTTCCCTAATGTTTGAAGGGGTTCCTAGTTATCCTGATGCCGGTCGTTTTTGGGATGTGATTGATAAATACAAAGTCACAGTATTTTACACAGCACCAACTGCCATCCGAGCACTCATGCGAGAAGGAATTGAACCTATTAAAAAAAGATCTCTCGCTTCGTTGCGTCTTCTTGGTTCTGTGGGTGAGCCTATCAATCCAGAAGCTTGGGAATGGTATCATACGAATATTGGAAAATCAAAATGCCCAATTGTGGATACTTGGTGGCAAACAGAAACCGGATCCATTATGATCTCTGGAGTTCCTGGAGCCATCCCGCAAAAGCCTGGTTCGGCAAGTTGGCCATTTTATGGAATCCTACCGGTTCTCGTGGACAACGAAGGTGTGGAAGTCAAAGGCAAAGGAGAAATTTCTGGAAATCTATGTATCGCAAAACCTTGGCCTTCGATGATGCGAGGTGTGTATGGAGATCCAAAACGTTTTTTTGATACATACTTTTCGCAATTCAAAGGGTATTACTTCACAGGGGATGGTGCCAATAAAGACAAAGATGGATACTTTCGCATAACAGGAAGAGTCGATGATGTTCTGAATGTTTCGGGACACAGAATTGGTTCTGCAGAAGTGGAGAGTGCTCTTGTTGAACATAAATCAGTTGCCGAAGCAGCGGTTGTCGGATTTCCACATGACATCAAAGGTCAGGGAATTTATGCCTATGTGACTGTGAAACATGGTGTGACAACCAATGATGCCTTAAAAAAAGAACTGATTGCCATGGTCGAAAAGGTGATTGGTAAAATTGCAAGGCCAGAAGTCATCCATTGGGCTCCGGGACTTCCCAAAACCAGATCAGGGAAAATCATGCGTAGGATTTTAAGAAAAATTGCCAATAACGAATTTGATACTTTGGGAGATATCAGTACCCTCGCTGATCCATCCGTGGTACAGTCGTTAATTGACGATAAGAAAAAATTCCACAGTTAA
- the folE gene encoding GTP cyclohydrolase I FolE translates to MSVKRNRMENLIEEILKQIGEDPSREGLVKTPNRVKKAYDFLTSGYKADLNQIVNGAIFEENTTGMVLVRDIEMYSLCEHHLLPFYGRAHVAYIPNKKIIGISKIPRIVDVFARRLQVQERLTDQIAQAIQETLDPLGVGVVIKAKHLCMMMRGVEKQNSELFTSSLLGLFKTDPTTRSEFLDLIRTGSH, encoded by the coding sequence ATATCTGTCAAAAGGAATCGAATGGAAAACTTAATCGAAGAAATCCTAAAACAAATTGGTGAAGATCCCTCGCGAGAAGGTCTTGTGAAAACGCCTAATCGAGTGAAGAAGGCTTATGACTTTTTGACCAGTGGTTATAAAGCTGATTTGAACCAAATTGTGAATGGTGCGATCTTTGAAGAAAACACTACAGGTATGGTTTTGGTTCGCGATATTGAAATGTATTCTTTGTGTGAACACCACTTACTTCCTTTTTATGGAAGGGCTCATGTGGCATACATTCCCAATAAAAAAATCATAGGAATTAGTAAAATTCCAAGAATTGTTGATGTGTTTGCTCGTCGTCTGCAAGTGCAAGAACGACTCACTGACCAAATTGCCCAGGCCATCCAAGAAACCTTAGATCCGCTTGGTGTGGGTGTTGTCATCAAAGCCAAACATCTATGTATGATGATGCGTGGAGTGGAAAAACAAAACTCAGAACTATTTACTTCTAGCCTACTTGGTCTATTCAAAACAGATCCAACGACTCGCAGCGAATTTTTGGATTTGATCCGAACCGGCTCGCATTAA
- a CDS encoding glycosyltransferase family 4 protein, with translation MRIKIGYDARMIENSGIGIRIQHILKFWPISTKIADLYIFGDPIVLKKYDLPKHAEIIEYKTNIYSPKEFLGHSRMAEMDLLDIPHFNIPFPYIRKCIVTIHDLIPYHFKAAHSSLVKRVYMQIVFRWIKWFARKIITVSEYTKEDLVKCFGYPREKISVVYNGIDLQNFSKQTPSKVSQFIKKHKLPQSYLFTVGIGKTHKNFPFLLSNLEKLWNQQKLSLPLVVGGLKEEIPEDFLVIQRKHPNKIYFLSHLPYSELPLAYQAAKVFLYPSLFEGFGFPVLEAQSVGTPVFSSNASVLPEVLGNGYEAFDPKDSDSFQNKLLILLKDSKRLSQLKVLGEKNAKRFLWTSAIDSLKQVYNTILEQKTR, from the coding sequence ATGCGGATTAAAATTGGATACGATGCACGGATGATTGAAAACTCTGGGATTGGGATTCGGATCCAACATATTTTGAAATTTTGGCCCATTTCTACAAAGATTGCCGATTTATATATTTTTGGTGATCCCATTGTTTTAAAAAAATACGACCTTCCGAAACACGCGGAAATCATAGAATACAAAACAAATATCTATTCCCCTAAGGAATTTTTAGGTCATTCCAGAATGGCCGAAATGGATCTTTTAGATATCCCTCATTTTAATATTCCCTTTCCATACATTCGTAAATGCATAGTTACCATTCATGATCTCATTCCTTATCATTTTAAGGCAGCACATAGTTCTCTCGTCAAACGAGTGTATATGCAAATTGTATTTCGTTGGATCAAATGGTTTGCTCGGAAAATCATTACGGTTTCAGAGTATACAAAAGAAGATTTGGTAAAATGTTTTGGATATCCGAGAGAAAAAATTTCTGTTGTTTATAACGGAATCGATTTACAAAACTTTTCAAAACAAACACCGTCAAAAGTTTCTCAATTTATCAAAAAACACAAACTTCCCCAATCTTATTTATTCACTGTAGGAATTGGAAAAACTCACAAAAACTTTCCGTTTTTATTATCCAATTTAGAAAAACTTTGGAACCAACAAAAACTATCTTTGCCTTTAGTAGTTGGCGGTCTTAAGGAAGAAATCCCGGAAGATTTTTTAGTAATCCAAAGGAAACATCCAAACAAAATTTATTTTTTATCTCACTTGCCTTACTCAGAACTTCCACTGGCTTACCAGGCTGCAAAGGTATTTCTCTATCCGTCCTTATTTGAGGGGTTTGGATTTCCTGTTTTAGAAGCCCAGAGCGTGGGGACTCCCGTTTTTTCCTCTAACGCCAGTGTATTGCCAGAAGTCCTTGGAAATGGGTATGAGGCCTTTGATCCAAAAGATTCCGATTCCTTCCAAAACAAATTGCTTATCTTACTAAAAGATTCTAAAAGACTCAGTCAGTTGAAAGTTTTAGGAGAAAAAAATGCCAAACGATTCTTATGGACATCGGCGATCGATTCTCTAAAGCAAGTTTACAACACCATTCTCGAACAAAAAACCCGATAA
- a CDS encoding (2Fe-2S)-binding protein, which translates to MIKCHCAEVFFESILNVVKESNRPILEVAREMGAADTCTACVPDMLAFIEQELEGQLAGNTTH; encoded by the coding sequence ATGATCAAGTGTCACTGTGCAGAAGTTTTCTTTGAATCTATCTTAAATGTTGTCAAAGAATCCAATCGCCCTATACTAGAAGTAGCCCGCGAGATGGGAGCGGCTGATACTTGTACGGCTTGTGTTCCGGATATGTTAGCCTTCATCGAGCAGGAATTGGAAGGTCAACTTGCAGGAAATACAACTCATTGA
- a CDS encoding WbuC family cupin fold metalloprotein, with protein sequence MQEIQLIDSDLIGNLVKKAQNAERKRTNHNFHEQKEVYQRFLNVLSKNTYIPPHRHLSDPKPETFVILEGEIGFLIFHENGEIKEAHKLSSKGPKRGIDLQPGVWHSLVCLSETAVCFEGKSGPYDPTVDKEFHPKYPLESDPKFSETIKSFESLFL encoded by the coding sequence TTGCAGGAAATACAACTCATTGATTCCGACTTAATCGGAAACCTCGTCAAAAAAGCGCAAAACGCAGAAAGAAAACGTACCAACCACAACTTCCATGAACAAAAGGAAGTGTACCAAAGATTCTTAAACGTTCTTTCAAAAAACACCTACATTCCACCTCACAGACATTTGTCGGATCCAAAACCAGAAACTTTTGTCATCCTCGAAGGGGAAATCGGATTTTTAATTTTCCATGAGAATGGGGAAATTAAAGAAGCACATAAACTTTCATCCAAAGGTCCAAAACGTGGTATCGACCTGCAGCCAGGTGTTTGGCATAGTTTGGTTTGTTTGTCAGAAACAGCCGTTTGTTTTGAAGGAAAGTCTGGTCCTTATGATCCGACAGTTGATAAGGAATTTCATCCAAAATATCCGCTGGAAAGTGATCCTAAGTTTTCAGAAACCATCAAATCCTTTGAATCACTATTTCTATGA